Below is a genomic region from Argopecten irradians isolate NY chromosome 14, Ai_NY, whole genome shotgun sequence.
TAGTCTGTATCTGACTATAGTTGCTCGAAACAAatttaagtcaaaaactgactgaagtcaaaatattttacatgtttaaCATAAGGAGAAACAAGGACTTAAGTCGAGACTTCTGATTCAATAAATCGGAGCTGGATCCTGTGAAACAATCGGTAATGGTAAGGAGTAAATAACACGTTACATATAATACCTGGACATGGCAGCTCATTGCAGCCTAATACTTCCATTGTTTCTCCGGGGCAGGGCTTTCCAAAGTTCATTGGCTCCGGCGAATTACACAGCCTCGTTCTGGTGCGAGTGCCGTTTCCACACATGACGGTACACGGAGTCCAGGCCGTCCATACATTCCACTGGCCGTCTCctgtaaatacataaatataattttacttaGATCAATATTGAAACCAGTTACAACGTATGCGaaattaacataaatataataaactttTAATTACATGTTAGAACACAACAAcctaaattttaaagaatttcaaGCCCAAACTAATCCGTAAAAATCGTCATCGAAATCATGACATCACGTCATTTTCCCTCCCGTTATTCCACTTTGCTCTGTCCAGACCTCACAACGACTTTCCTGTCTGACACAGCTGATGAAAATCGCTCTACATGTATTCACAGGCGTTTCTTTTTTCATTATAGTATAAGAGTTATTTTAATTCAACATGCATGCAATTAATTTATGTTAATCGTAATACATGTGGCGCTACCTTCACGACATTAACTCACTTGGACAGGGTTTTTACATGTGCCGCTACCTTCACGACATTAACTGACTTAGACAGGGTTTTTACATGTGCCGCTACGTCATGACATTAACTCACTTAGACAGGGTTTTTACATGTGCCGCTACCTTCACGACATTAACTCACTTGGACAGAGCTTTTACCTGTGCCGCTACGTAATGACATTAACTCACTTGGACAGGGCTTTTACATGTGCCGCTACCTTCATAACATAACTCATTTGGACAGGGTTTTTACATGTGCCGCTACCTGCATGACATTAACTCACTTAGACAGGGTTTTTACATGTGCCGCTACCTTGACGACATTAACTCACTTAGACAGGGTTTTTACATGTGCCGCTACGTTCATGACATTAACTCACTTGGACAGAGTTTTTACATGTGCCGCTACCTTCACGACATTAACTCACTTGGACAGAGTTTTTACTTGTGTCGCTAGCTTTATAACATGAACTTACTTGGGCAGGGTTTTTTGGTCCAGCACTCATCAAACGATATATAGGTGTAGTTGAAGACAGTGCCGTCCTCCTTCAGCCAGACTTTACTCCTCCTGATCGTCCCGTACCCACAAGTTACAGAACACTCCGACCATTCGCCCCACTCTCCCCAGCCACCGAATACAACCGCGTCTGAAACTGCAACCACAACATACTTAACCTACAGCCATTGGTGTGTTAGGAATTTATAATGTATAGGTTTGCTTTATCAGTTCTATCTGTAACAGCACCAccaataaatatttctgaaaggtctgtaattttttttttcatttgcgCAATTATTTTTGAAGAATTCAATAAATTCGTTATTCAATAATGCGAAATCAcaagcaattttattttttgaccaTGAAGTAATAAGATATTAGTAGACATCCAGGAAATAGCATCATTGCCTTTTACACTTTTAtcacattttcttaaaataagACTCGAGCTTttggtatataaatgtatatgtcgacatttttgttattttgtacaTCAGCTGGTGCTACTAACTGTATCAGCGTGGTCTGGAGATTGACATCAGTACCAGAACGGTCTCGTGACGTAAACACTTCCTCAATGTTGGGTTCTTATCACTGACCATTTACTGTTACGTCCGGTAGGTGTACTTCAGCCATGATATCATTAGGACGATAGCACAGACATGGCGGGGGAAATAAATACTTATAGACTTATATGAAGACGGATGTGTTTCCTCATAATTTGGTAATAACATGAATCATGGGTTGTAATTATTTCATCTCATGCACGttttcaaaaaatacaaaaaggtCCCTTTTAACTATTACAGAAGACTAACAGAAGTAATTGTTTATTTACACCGAGCCACGGTGTATGTCTTCTATTGATATGGTTACATACTGACACTTACCTTCATATAGTGTAACTAGGATTAGTACTTACAGATACTTACCTTCATATAGTGTAACTAGGATTAGTACTTACAGATACTTACCTTCATATAGTGTAACTAGGATTAGTACTTACAGATACTTACCTTCATATAGTGTAACTAGGATTGGTACTTACTGTTACTTACCTTCATATAGTGTAACTAGGATTGGTACTTACTGATACTTACCTTCATATAGTGTAACTAGGATTAGTACTTACTGATACTTACCTTCATATAGTGTAACTAGGATTAGTACTTACAGATACTTACCTTCATATAGTGTAACTAGGATTGGTACTTACTGTTTCTTACCTTCATATAGTGTAACTAGGATTGGTACTTACTGATACTTACCTTCATATAGTGTAACTAGGATTAGTACTTACTGATACTTACCTTCATATAGTGTAACTAGGATTAGTACTTACTGATACTTACCTTCATATAGTGTAACTAGGATTGGTACTTACTGATACTTACCTTCATATAGTGTAACTAGGATTAGTACTTACTGATACTTACCTTCATATAGTGTAACTAGGATTGGTACTTACTGATACTTACCTTCATATAGTGTAACTAGGATTAGTACTTACTGATACTTACCTTCATATAGTGTAACTAGGATTAGTAGTAGACAGCTAACATTCATCACTCGTCATGTATCTGAAACATATAGAAAACGGCAATGTGATATGATCTTCTAAATTCAGTATTATCTACAAAACCAACAGTAATGCTGGTCGTATGACGTCATGTCACTTTCTCTGAcgaatataaaatgtacatttcaaacTTCCACTATAGATTTACATGCATGATGTATTCTTGTTAACATTGTTCCCAAAGACTTTTATTTTTGCTCATATGTATGTCAAACAGTTAATATCAAAAACTAAAGTGGAAGTATATACAATGCATGGTAGCTCTATATAGGTATAGAGTTGTATAGGTGCTCTATTGTCTGACAAGTGTCTGAAATAATATGACACATTTATATCTGTATTGAGACAGAAATTTAGATGTCAATGCTCACTAAAAGTATATTTTTAGTAATTTAGTATTGTTTATCAACTGGTAAaacaatattacatttacatgtgaaggttttattgaaatcatatcaaaatgttataTCCACTATACCATATCTGAAAGCTTGTGTTTGGTGAAGGCGATATTCCTTTTAATACATGGTCTCGGCATTTACATTGATCTTAGCTTCCCCCTAATATACAATATCTTCGTCTATAGATCgttttacatatgtatgtatatatgggAATTGAAATTGCGGCCTAACATGCAAACATGCGCAATCAATAATTCCCCAGAAAATAAATCACGTTAGCAGATTTGAGACGTTGATCTGATTACAGGACTGTTACATCAGTTACTCCTGTGTTAAAGTCGACCCGGAAATACATTGTAACATCGAGCAGTATCCATAAACACTATCAGGCTCttttatatgtggatatgatGGATAGGGATATTATACTCCAGGGTCACAAAGTGTTGCCTACCGAGGGAttcacaacattttgtgatcccgggGTACCTTGATGTTGTTTAACAATTATGATATATCCTTTTTTGAAATAAGTTCTAgtttgagaaaaaaaaccaaccgtAAGTCAATTTACCATGCGTTCTTATAGTTAAACCAAGTGGTATAGCAAGGGCTGAAGCTCTGCGTCAGTAAGCACAATACTGTTGTATGACAAGGGCTGAAGTTCTGCGTCAGTAAGCACCATACTGTGGTATGACAAGGGCTGAAGTTCTGCGTCAGTAAGCACCATACTGTGGTATGACAAGGGCTGAAGTTCTGCGTCAGTAAGCACCATACTGTGGTATGACAAGGGCTGAAGTTCTGCGTCAGTAAGCACCATACTGTGGTATGACAAGGGCTGAAGCTCTGCGTCAGTAAGCACCATACTGCGTCAGTAAGGACAAGGGCTGAAGTTCTGCGTCAGTAAGCACCATACTGTGGTATGACAAGGGCTGAAGTTCTGCGTCAGTAAGCACCATACTGTTGTATGACAAGGGCTGAAGTTCTGCGTCAGTAAGCACCATACTATGGTATGACAAGGGCTGAAGCTCTGCGTCAGTAAGCACCATACTGTGGTATGACAAGGGCTGAAGTTCTGCGTCAGTAAGCACCATACTGTTGTATGACAAGGGCTGAAGTTCTGCGTCAGTAAGCACCATACTGTGGTATGACAAGGGCTGAAGTTCTGCGTCAGTAAGCACCATACTGTTGTATGACAAGGGCTGAAGTTCTGCGTCAGTAAGCACCATACTGTGGTATGACAAGGGCTGAAGTTCTGCGTCAGTAAGCACCATACTGTGGTATGACAAGGGCTGAAGTTCTGCGTCAGTAAGCACCATACTGTGGTATGACAAGGGCTGAAGTTCTGCGTCAGTAAGCACCATACTGTGGTATGACAAGGGCTGAAGTTCTGCGTCAGTAAGCACCATACTGTGGTATGACAAGGCTGAAGTTCTGCGTCTGTAAGCACCATACTGTGGTATGACAAGGGCTGAAGTTCTGCGTCTGTAAGCACCATACTGTTGTATGACAAAGGCTGAAGTTCTGCGTCTGTAAGCACCATACTGTGGTATGACAAGGGCTGAAGTTCTGCGTCTGTAAGCACCATACTGTGGTATGACAAGGGCTGAAGTTCTGCGTCTGTAAGCACCATACTGTGGTATGACAAGGGCTGAAGTTCTGCGTCAGTAAGCACCATACTGTGGTATGACAAGGGCTGAAGTTCTGCGTCAGTAAGCACCATACTGTGGTATGACAAGGGCTGAAGTTCTGCGTCAGTAAGCACCATACTGTGGTATGACAAGGGCTGAAGTTCTGCGTCAGTAAGCACCATACTGTGGTATGACAAGGGTTGAAGTTCTGCGTCAGTAAGCACCATACGTGGATGACGGTTTTGTTTTTCTGCGTCAGTAAGCACCATACTGTGGTATGGCAAGGGCTGAAGTTCTGCGTCAGTAAGCACCATACTGTGGTATGACAGTGGCTGAAGTTCTGCGTCAGTAAGCACCATACTGTGGTTTGACAAGGGCTGAAGTTCTGCGTCAGTAAGCACCATACTGTGGTTTGACAGTGGCTGAAGTTCTGCGTCAGTAAGCACCATACTGTGGTATGACAGTGGCTGAAGTTCTGCGTCAGTAAGCACCATACTGTGGTATGACAAGGGCTGAAGTTCTGCGTCAGTAAGCACCATACTGTGGTATGACAAGGGCTGAAGTTCTGCGTCAGTAAGCACCATACTGTGGTATGACAAGGGCTAAAGCTCTGTGTCAGTAAGCACCATACTGTGGTTGACAGTGGCTAAAGTTCTGCGTCTGTAAGCACCATACTGTGGTTTTGTTTTTCTGCGTCAGTAAGCACCATACTGTGGTTTTGTACAAGGTTTTTAAACTTCTAATCCTGTCTACATGTAGTATCGATATATAtcttagaaaaaaaacatcagatTGTAATATATAGAAACATGACGTCCAATCAGAGATCTCTTAACATGAACTCCCTGCTTGTCATTCTGTACAGTGTTGACGTCCAGTCAGAGATCTCTTAACATGAACTCCCTGCTTGTCATTCTGTACAGTGTTGACGTCCAATCAGAGATCACTTAACATGAACTCCCTGCTGGTCATTCTGTACAGTGTTGACGTCCAATCAGAGATCTCTTAACATGAACTCCCTGCTGGTCAATCTTTACAGTGTTGACGTTCAGTCAGAGATCACTTAACATGAATTCCCTGCTTGTCATTCTGTACAGTGTTGACGTCCAATCAGAGATCCCTTAACATGAACTCCCTGCTAGTCATTCAGTACAGTGTTGACGTCCAATCAGAGATCACTTAACATGAATTCCCTGCTTGTCATTCTGTACAGTGTTGACGT
It encodes:
- the LOC138307743 gene encoding thrombospondin-2-like isoform X1, producing the protein MNVSCLLLILVTLYEVSDAVVFGGWGEWGEWSECSVTCGYGTIRRSKVWLKEDGTVFNYTYISFDECWTKKPCPRDGQWNVWTAWTPCTVMCGNGTRTRTRLCNSPEPMNFGKPCPGETMEVLGCNELPCPDLPLNFNMDVCNKTTFVCHNELQCVEDSRHCDGDLDCHDGSDEKDCYLYLSMNSNDCVYISGQSMALTVLGLIFTRTFQYS
- the LOC138307743 gene encoding thrombospondin-2-like isoform X2 — encoded protein: MNVSCLLLILVTLYEVSDAVVFGGWGEWGEWSECSVTCGYGTIRRSKVWLKEDGTVFNYTYISFDECWTKKPCPRDGQWNVWTAWTPCTVMCGNGTRTRTRLCNSPEPMNFGKPCPGETMEVLGCNELPCPDLPLNFNMDVCNKTTFVCHNELQCVEDSRHCDGDLDCHDGSDEKDCYLYLNCVYISGQSMALTVLGLIFTRTFQYS
- the LOC138308083 gene encoding uncharacterized protein; the encoded protein is MVLTDAELQPLSYHSMVLTDAELQPLSYHSMVLTDAELQPLSYHSMVLTDAELQPLSNHSMVLTDAELQPLSNHSMVLTDAELQPLSYHSMVLTDAELQPLPYHSMVLTDAEKQNRHPRMVLTDAELQPLSYHSMVLTDAELQPLSYHSMVLTDAELQPLSYHSMVLTDAELQPLSYHSMVLTDAELQPLSYHSMVLTDAELQPLSYHSMVLTDAELQPLSYHSMVLTDAELQPLSYNSMVLTDAELQPLSYHKLQPLSYHSMVLTDAELQPLSYHSMVLTDAELQPLSYHSMVLTDAELQPLSYNSMVLTDAELQPLSYHSMVLTDAELQPLSYNSMVLTDAELQPLSYHSMVLTDAELQPLSYHSMVLTDAELQPLSYNSMVLTDAELQPLSYHSMVLTDAELQPLSLLTQYGAY